A stretch of Caenorhabditis elegans chromosome IV DNA encodes these proteins:
- the C25G4.8 gene encoding BTB domain-containing protein (Confirmed by transcript evidence): MKAMHMEQKYQLADNFINFNYLLKFKLGPEDVRAKGAFSTIFESTMLDWDLQLHKQFAGHILHSRESNWVISLNGSGVRDSYPPLHKLYFKVKAMGSDGSIKKSLKYFIDGLPIAPAERRGRMDHRSYTTLQNTQFERDLSTLIAEAKKKAQTIQLETRLEFKKNDLVDMKYLLGNGAPNMPDSLDYYFDAITNKSRHDLKLKTSDGMHFVMTNKEIVCLASQFFRQHLKDTTTEYTVGRADSVQSIDICLTYMITGIYKKPALLSPKLAFEIFALAMQWKVFEPKVLKNSIEKHCCEELQKNYEDIMYVCNMLIIADDAQFANVQNCCIATLVFYHAHDFIRIFVIGNHPLKERFSRRQEFLRPSLTMQVKRAFAASNESKCFIKFLPAIGED, encoded by the exons ATGAAAGCGATGCATATGGAGCAAA agtatcAACTAGCGgacaattttatcaatttcaattatcTACTCAAATTTAAACTGGGTCCAGAAGATGTTCGAGCAAAAGGAGcattttccacgatttttgAAAGCACTATGCTCGATTG GGATCTTCAACTCCACAAACAATTTGCTGGACACATCCTTCACTCGCGTGAATCTAATTGGGTAATCTCGCTGAATGGATCAGGAGTCCGTGATTCATACCCACCACTTCACAAACTATACTTTAAAGTGAAAGCGATGGGTTCCGATGGAAGTATTAAGAAGAGTCTCAAGTACTTTATCGATGGACTTCCAATTGCTCCGGCTGAACGAAGAGGTCGAATGGATCATAGATCTTATACAACTCTACAGAATACCCAATTCGAAAGAGATTTATCGACGTTGATAGCTGAAGCAAAGAAGAAAGCGCAGACGATTCAATTGGAAACTCGGTTGGagtttaagaaaaatgatttggtGGATATGAAGTATTTGTTGGGAAATGGTGCACCGAATATGCCAGATTCATTGGATTATTATTTCGATGCAATCACTAAtaa ATCTCGTCATGATTTGAAGCTGAAGACATCCGATGGCATGCACTTTGTGATGACGAATAAGGAAATTGTCTGTCTGGCATCTCAATTCTTCCGTCAGCATTTGAAGGACACAACTACCGAGTACACAGTTGGAAGAGCTGATTCTGTGCAGAGCATTGACATT tgtctCACCTACATGATCACTGGTATCTACAAAAAACCTGCTCTACTTTCTCCAAAACTCGCTTTCGAGATATTTGCTTTGGCTATGCAATGGAAGGTTTTCGAGccaaaagttctaaaaaactCGATCGAAAAGCATTGCTGTGAGGAGTTGCAGAAG aactatgAAGATATCATGTACGTGTGCAATATGCTTATCATCGCCGATGACGCTCAATTTGCAAACGTTCAAAACTGCTGCATCGCCACTCTTGTCTTCTATCACGCCCACGACTTCATTCGGATTTTCGTTATTGGG aatcacCCACTGAAAGAACGATTCTCCCGACGTCAAGAGTTCCTGAGGCCATCACTGACGATGCAAGTGAAGAGAGCATTTGCTGCGTCGAATGAGTCAAAGTGTTTCATCAAGTTCCTTCCGGCCATCGGAGAAGATTAA